A region from the Chitinophaga sp. Cy-1792 genome encodes:
- a CDS encoding TolC family protein, translated as MWSKKLSLLALSFMLMNSYLYAQQVITLQQAIDTAVLNYGTIKAKASYTAASNEQVKQARREYLPNFNIAAQQDYGTINGQNGPLYGFGGLSAASSGLPLDHQNWNAAFGALYLTNVNWDFFAFGRAKEKVKTAMAAATQNDKDWQQEIFKHKIKVAAAYLNLVAAQQLTRSFKDNMDRADTIRRIVRTRVLNHLIAGVDSSQANAEYSSARISWTKALDAEQEQSNQLAQLMGVTPRPFDVDTDFVKHIPVLNAGSNAADNHPVLQWYKSRIALSEEQTKYYKTLYYPAFSLVGLIQTRGSGFGNGYAADQHDFSQSYWDGIKPTRTNYLFGVGVTWNISQPLRISKQVKAQQQISKGLEYEYELAGQQIQAQLQLSDTKIENALSNVREVPVQVKAASDAYLQKTVLYKNGLTNLVDVTQAAYALIRAQTDRDIAFVNVWQALLLKAAAAGDFNVFEQ; from the coding sequence ATGTGGAGTAAGAAACTATCGTTGTTGGCGCTATCTTTCATGCTGATGAATAGCTACCTGTACGCTCAGCAGGTGATCACCCTACAACAGGCCATCGATACGGCCGTCCTCAATTATGGAACCATCAAGGCAAAGGCCAGCTATACCGCCGCCAGCAATGAGCAGGTGAAGCAGGCACGCCGTGAGTACCTGCCAAACTTTAATATTGCCGCACAACAGGACTACGGAACCATCAACGGCCAGAACGGGCCACTGTATGGCTTCGGCGGACTCTCTGCCGCCTCTTCCGGCCTGCCCCTCGATCATCAGAACTGGAATGCCGCATTCGGCGCATTATACCTTACCAACGTGAACTGGGATTTCTTTGCATTCGGTCGTGCAAAAGAGAAAGTGAAAACTGCAATGGCAGCCGCTACTCAGAACGATAAAGACTGGCAACAAGAGATATTTAAGCACAAAATAAAAGTAGCGGCTGCTTATCTTAATCTCGTTGCTGCACAACAACTCACCCGCAGCTTTAAAGATAATATGGACCGCGCCGATACCATTCGTCGCATCGTCCGTACCCGCGTACTCAATCATCTTATCGCCGGGGTAGACTCCTCCCAGGCGAATGCAGAATATTCCAGCGCACGCATCTCCTGGACAAAGGCACTCGATGCAGAACAGGAGCAAAGCAACCAGCTGGCGCAGCTCATGGGCGTTACTCCCCGTCCCTTTGATGTAGATACCGATTTCGTAAAGCATATACCTGTATTAAATGCCGGCAGTAATGCAGCAGATAATCACCCGGTATTACAATGGTACAAAAGCAGAATTGCACTCAGCGAAGAACAAACGAAATACTATAAAACACTGTACTATCCGGCGTTTTCACTGGTGGGGCTGATACAGACCAGGGGGTCCGGATTTGGTAATGGCTATGCCGCCGATCAGCACGACTTCAGCCAGTCGTACTGGGATGGTATCAAACCTACGCGCACCAACTACCTTTTCGGTGTGGGCGTAACCTGGAATATCTCGCAGCCACTGCGTATATCCAAACAGGTGAAGGCCCAGCAGCAGATCAGCAAAGGCCTGGAGTATGAATATGAACTCGCCGGACAACAGATCCAGGCGCAGTTACAGCTCAGCGATACCAAAATAGAAAATGCACTCAGCAATGTGCGGGAAGTACCGGTACAGGTGAAAGCCGCATCAGATGCTTATCTGCAAAAAACAGTACTATATAAAAACGGCCTGACAAACCTTGTTGATGTAACCCAGGCAGCCTATGCACTCATCAGAGCGCAAACTGACCGCGATATTGCTTTTGTCAACGTATGGCAGGCATTATTGCTGAAAGCGGCTGCCGCAGGAGATTTTAACGTATTTGAACAATAA
- a CDS encoding response regulator transcription factor, translating into MKVLIVEDNKELAGGIAEYLSGEKYICEPVYDVQTAAEKLALFTYDCILVDIMLPDGNGLELLKLIRKEHIRSGILIISAKDALDDKILGLEEGADDYVTKPFHMSELHARIRAIYRRKQLEGPSNLVNFNEFALNTDTIEAAVNDQLLDVTRKEFDLLLYFIVNKNRVLSKQAIAAHLWGDYTDNLANFDFVYQHVKNLRKKISAAKGTDYIETVYGLGYKFNTSKS; encoded by the coding sequence ATGAAAGTATTAATTGTTGAAGATAATAAGGAACTGGCAGGCGGGATTGCGGAGTACCTCAGCGGGGAAAAGTACATCTGTGAGCCGGTATATGATGTGCAGACGGCCGCAGAGAAACTGGCTCTTTTTACCTACGATTGTATCCTGGTAGATATTATGCTGCCGGATGGCAACGGGCTGGAGCTGCTGAAGCTGATCCGTAAGGAGCATATCCGCAGCGGTATTCTTATCATTTCAGCAAAAGATGCGCTGGATGACAAGATCCTCGGGCTGGAGGAAGGCGCCGATGATTATGTTACCAAGCCTTTTCATATGTCGGAGTTACATGCGCGTATCAGGGCCATTTACCGGCGCAAACAACTGGAAGGGCCCAGCAACCTGGTTAATTTCAACGAATTTGCGCTCAATACAGACACCATCGAAGCGGCGGTCAATGACCAGCTGCTGGATGTGACCAGGAAGGAATTTGACCTCCTGCTGTATTTTATTGTCAATAAAAACCGGGTACTCTCCAAACAAGCCATTGCGGCGCACCTCTGGGGAGATTACACGGATAATCTTGCTAACTTCGATTTCGTATATCAGCACGTCAAAAATCTACGTAAAAAGATCAGCGCAGCTAAAGGAACGGATTATATAGAAACGGTGTATGGCCTGGGTTATAAGTTTAATACGTCCAAATCATGA
- a CDS encoding alpha/beta fold hydrolase — protein sequence MSKLKLKGGTEMYYKDWGSGQPIVFHHGWPLSGDDWDTQMLFFLQQGYRVIAHDRRGHGRSTQTSGGHNMDTYAADVAELTTALDLKDAIHIGHSTGGGEVIRYVYKYGKGRVAKAVLVSAVTPVMVQSASNPDGVPLSVFDEIRLKTATDRLQYFKDFSLPFYGYNRPGANIKEGVRDNWWRQSMMGAINAHYECIKAFSETDFTEDLKGVDIPVLVLHGEDDQIVPYQICGVKAAKLLKHGKLITYPGFPHGMPTTEAETINKDILAFIKS from the coding sequence ATGAGTAAGCTAAAACTGAAAGGTGGAACCGAAATGTATTATAAAGACTGGGGTTCCGGGCAGCCTATTGTATTTCACCATGGATGGCCGCTCTCCGGCGACGACTGGGATACGCAGATGCTATTTTTTCTACAGCAGGGTTACCGTGTGATTGCGCACGACAGACGTGGCCATGGCCGCTCCACCCAGACATCCGGCGGTCATAATATGGATACCTACGCCGCCGATGTGGCTGAGCTTACCACCGCACTCGACTTGAAAGATGCCATTCACATCGGGCACTCGACCGGTGGCGGAGAAGTGATCCGGTATGTATATAAGTATGGCAAAGGCAGGGTAGCAAAGGCGGTGCTGGTGAGTGCCGTAACGCCGGTGATGGTGCAGAGCGCCAGCAATCCTGATGGGGTACCGCTGAGCGTATTTGATGAAATACGTTTGAAAACCGCTACAGACAGGCTGCAGTACTTTAAGGATTTTTCATTGCCTTTCTATGGCTATAACCGCCCGGGCGCCAATATTAAAGAAGGCGTGCGTGATAACTGGTGGCGGCAAAGTATGATGGGCGCCATCAACGCACATTATGAATGCATCAAGGCTTTCTCTGAAACAGATTTTACAGAAGACCTTAAAGGCGTGGATATTCCTGTGCTGGTACTACACGGTGAAGATGATCAGATCGTGCCGTACCAGATCTGCGGCGTAAAGGCGGCTAAGCTGCTCAAACATGGAAAACTGATTACCTATCCGGGTTTCCCGCATGGCATGCCCACTACAGAGGCAGAAACGATCAATAAAGATATACTGGCGTTTATTAAATCGTAG
- a CDS encoding HAMP domain-containing sensor histidine kinase: MKLLNKMSIWFLGMIFLVTPVTMVISRNNIKKHLDQAEIARMTAVNDHVYNQLLAGDVPDQYTHGRAITVSLYNGKMPQERVQTIKSSNIKDDLVENECRITVSSFYPYGNQIYKISSYNYVLKSNELFKDMLNTVLWKMLIMIAVIVLTARLLSRILLSPLHRSMRIIKHFDLKKKDSKIELPHTSTTEFKELNDFLKRMTTRAKADYAAVKEFSENASHELQTPLAVVRSKLDLLSQTDIDGKQAELIGDMQTAIERLSHINRSLVLLTKLENHEYNASAHIKFCTITRNVLAMYEDWINLKEIKLQTHFEKNVSLKIHPALAEMLISNLLSNAIRYNLEEGGEMQVELTAGHFKVRNTGHPPILPTEELFRRFKKTNQCNDSIGLGLAIVKQICEVNDFTVTYNFEDGWHQLDVCFASVKPATIAGPTLDVATGKVAFS, encoded by the coding sequence ATGAAACTGCTCAATAAAATGTCGATCTGGTTTCTTGGGATGATATTCCTGGTAACACCTGTTACCATGGTTATTTCCAGGAATAATATCAAGAAGCACCTTGATCAGGCAGAGATTGCCCGTATGACAGCGGTAAATGACCACGTCTATAATCAGCTGCTGGCGGGAGACGTGCCCGATCAGTATACGCATGGCCGTGCCATTACTGTTAGTCTGTACAACGGCAAGATGCCGCAGGAGCGCGTGCAGACAATCAAGAGCAGCAACATAAAAGACGACCTGGTAGAAAATGAATGCCGTATTACGGTATCTTCATTCTATCCCTATGGCAACCAGATCTATAAAATATCTTCCTATAATTATGTGCTGAAGTCCAACGAGCTATTCAAAGACATGCTGAATACCGTCCTTTGGAAGATGCTGATCATGATCGCAGTTATTGTGCTGACGGCGAGGCTGCTATCGCGCATACTACTGTCGCCGCTGCACCGCAGCATGAGAATTATCAAGCATTTCGACCTGAAGAAGAAAGATAGCAAAATTGAATTACCGCATACCAGTACCACCGAATTCAAAGAGCTGAACGATTTCCTGAAGCGGATGACTACCCGCGCCAAGGCGGATTATGCGGCAGTAAAAGAGTTCAGTGAAAATGCATCGCATGAGCTGCAAACCCCGCTGGCGGTGGTGCGTAGCAAACTAGACCTGCTGAGTCAGACCGATATTGACGGCAAACAGGCCGAGCTGATTGGGGATATGCAGACGGCCATCGAGCGTTTGTCACATATCAACCGTTCCCTGGTTTTGCTCACGAAGCTGGAGAACCATGAATATAATGCCTCCGCCCATATTAAATTCTGTACGATCACGCGTAATGTACTCGCCATGTACGAGGACTGGATCAATCTGAAGGAGATAAAACTGCAGACACATTTTGAGAAAAATGTTTCACTGAAAATACATCCTGCGCTGGCAGAAATGCTGATCAGCAATCTGCTGAGCAATGCCATCCGGTATAATTTAGAAGAAGGTGGAGAGATGCAGGTAGAGCTGACGGCAGGCCACTTTAAAGTACGGAATACCGGTCATCCTCCTATATTGCCGACAGAAGAACTTTTCCGCCGTTTCAAGAAGACGAATCAGTGCAACGACAGTATAGGCCTGGGTTTGGCTATTGTAAAACAGATTTGTGAAGTAAATGACTTTACCGTGACGTATAATTTTGAAGATGGCTGGCATCAGCTGGATGTTTGTTTTGCATCCGTGAAACCAGCTACCATAGCCGGTCCTACGTTAGATGTGGCTACAGGTAAAGTAGCTTTCTCCTGA
- a CDS encoding AraC family transcriptional regulator, whose product MEPSAHTAAFSDVWRIPEGEIHQYRLPLPDVSGSGKFIVCGDMAIADGNVAAGPSEYSWQHYNENAFVELNFVMSGQLYQTHEGLLRRQLMEQGYSNMLFSPGSWEKNELSGNKGFHNLGVHIRPEKMMALLSSYAPELESLAAKIDKGEPFVIHSPAAYFSPQLQHVLGQLWTMPVPPGLRRLHIETQVLQLFCLQCAALMAADHVVPPETLRSADRERLHHARTYLLEHLLCPPTLSELAGICGLNEFKLKKGFRLLFGQSVFGFVSNERLHTARQQILQGDHNISEIAYGLGYTHPQHFHRAFKKKFGMTPGALLK is encoded by the coding sequence ATGGAACCCTCCGCACATACTGCTGCCTTCAGCGACGTTTGGCGTATCCCGGAAGGGGAGATACACCAGTACCGGCTGCCATTGCCCGATGTGTCCGGGAGTGGTAAGTTTATTGTTTGCGGAGATATGGCGATTGCTGACGGCAATGTTGCTGCAGGCCCGTCGGAGTATTCCTGGCAGCACTACAATGAAAATGCTTTTGTAGAGCTGAATTTTGTGATGTCGGGGCAGTTGTATCAGACCCACGAAGGTTTGCTCCGCCGCCAGTTAATGGAACAGGGCTATTCCAATATGCTCTTTAGTCCCGGCTCCTGGGAAAAGAATGAGCTATCGGGCAATAAAGGCTTTCATAACCTGGGCGTACACATCAGGCCGGAGAAAATGATGGCATTACTCAGCAGTTATGCACCGGAGCTGGAGTCATTGGCTGCAAAAATAGACAAAGGAGAACCGTTTGTCATACATTCCCCGGCAGCGTATTTCAGTCCGCAGCTACAGCATGTCCTGGGCCAGTTATGGACCATGCCTGTTCCGCCGGGACTACGCCGCTTACATATTGAAACGCAGGTATTACAATTATTTTGTTTGCAATGTGCCGCGCTGATGGCAGCTGACCATGTTGTACCGCCAGAAACCCTGCGTAGTGCGGATCGTGAGCGCTTGCACCATGCACGTACCTACCTGCTGGAGCATCTGCTGTGCCCACCTACGCTCAGTGAGCTTGCCGGTATATGCGGACTGAATGAGTTTAAGCTGAAGAAGGGATTCCGTTTGTTGTTCGGCCAGAGCGTGTTTGGGTTTGTGAGTAATGAACGGCTGCATACTGCCCGCCAGCAAATATTGCAGGGCGATCATAATATTTCTGAAATAGCCTACGGTCTTGGCTATACGCATCCCCAGCATTTCCACCGTGCCTTTAAGAAGAAATTCGGTATGACCCCTGGCGCGTTGTTAAAATAA
- a CDS encoding cupin domain-containing protein yields MKKVLLCCALLVAANASFAAPTENPPTSPIAQTANDPEYIVTITVVTNVLGLEVPVPFATIFVNNAAAATTNSLGIAANVKLRQGDILALPAGVVHWIYNEGDGLDLKLVLLDVQL; encoded by the coding sequence ATGAAAAAAGTACTGTTATGCTGTGCGTTATTGGTAGCTGCCAACGCTTCATTTGCCGCCCCCACAGAAAATCCTCCAACATCTCCGATTGCCCAGACGGCCAATGACCCTGAATATATTGTTACTATCACGGTAGTAACCAATGTTCTGGGACTGGAAGTACCTGTACCCTTTGCCACCATTTTTGTAAATAATGCAGCTGCGGCAACTACTAATTCCCTGGGAATAGCAGCGAATGTAAAACTAAGACAAGGTGACATCCTTGCGCTTCCGGCTGGTGTTGTACATTGGATCTATAACGAGGGAGATGGTTTAGATCTTAAACTTGTACTACTTGATGTACAACTATAA
- a CDS encoding 5-fold beta-flower protein: protein MKKMFLLFAVLLCGMLSKAQTIKSHDYTSRYSVNSDGVIRNSGGSTAGYIKSDGRVENAGHETIGYVKGDRVTDKGYSTIGYIKSDGKIQNSGYETLGYIKADGKVLDRNYSTLGYASGVKREWAALIFFFFDF, encoded by the coding sequence ATGAAAAAAATGTTCCTCCTCTTCGCTGTTTTGCTCTGTGGAATGCTGTCAAAAGCCCAGACCATCAAAAGTCACGATTATACTTCCAGGTATTCAGTTAACAGCGATGGCGTTATACGTAATAGCGGCGGTAGTACGGCTGGCTATATAAAAAGTGATGGCAGGGTGGAGAATGCAGGCCATGAGACCATTGGCTATGTAAAAGGGGACCGGGTAACTGACAAAGGATATTCTACTATTGGATATATTAAGAGCGATGGGAAAATCCAGAATAGTGGCTATGAGACACTGGGTTATATAAAAGCAGATGGAAAAGTACTGGACCGCAACTATTCAACTTTAGGGTATGCTTCCGGCGTTAAACGGGAATGGGCGGCGCTGATATTTTTCTTTTTTGATTTCTGA
- a CDS encoding peptide MFS transporter, with product MQNTRKHPVALPFLFLSEMWERFGFYLILGIFQLFLTDTTKGGWGMDRATAADIFGTFIAFVYLTPFLGGLIADRKLGYTKSIIIGGILMGIGYMGLAVHNLTVFYLSLGLICIGNGFFKPNISTLLGNVYNDDRYRSRKDTGYNIFYMGINIGAFICNFFAAFLRNTVGWGAAFIAAGVGMFLGVIIFSIGIKHYRHADVRKPEQEGDMSLSRIFSVVFLPAIVVGVGAWFIPGNIFGSDSTDAFIFACIPILIFFVSLLVKADPKERKPISALLAIFAVSIVFWAVFKQNGTALTTWAQYYTDREIPAVIEPAAKKLYLVETVQNKVDSVTAFDGEFRMIRTADGKPAKEWGKVPYFKNVAADKMPAEGASISLFNTELFQSINPFFVITLTPLIVAFFALLRRRNREPSTPSKIAWGLLISAMSTLLMVGAVYVCSNGAIKASPWWLVGCYGVITVGELFLSPMGLSLVSKLSPARITSLMMGGWFLATSIGNKLSGILATLWDTYDNKANYFLVNCLLLGGAAAVIFLMLRWLNGIFKEYVK from the coding sequence ATGCAAAACACGCGTAAACATCCTGTTGCCTTGCCATTTCTGTTTCTTTCCGAGATGTGGGAGCGCTTTGGATTTTATCTGATACTGGGTATTTTCCAGTTATTCCTTACCGATACCACCAAGGGTGGCTGGGGCATGGACCGGGCCACTGCTGCTGATATCTTTGGTACCTTCATCGCCTTTGTATACCTGACGCCTTTCCTGGGCGGCCTCATTGCCGACCGTAAACTGGGGTATACCAAATCCATTATCATCGGTGGTATACTGATGGGCATAGGTTATATGGGACTGGCCGTGCATAACCTGACGGTTTTCTACCTGTCGCTGGGACTGATCTGCATTGGTAACGGCTTTTTCAAGCCGAATATCTCCACGCTGCTGGGAAATGTTTATAACGACGACCGATACCGCAGTCGTAAGGATACCGGCTATAATATCTTTTATATGGGTATTAATATCGGTGCTTTTATCTGTAACTTCTTTGCGGCCTTCCTGCGTAATACTGTGGGCTGGGGCGCGGCTTTCATCGCTGCCGGCGTAGGAATGTTCCTGGGTGTGATCATCTTTAGCATAGGTATAAAACACTATCGTCATGCGGATGTACGAAAACCGGAGCAGGAAGGAGATATGTCGCTGAGCAGAATTTTTTCTGTCGTTTTCCTGCCGGCGATCGTGGTGGGTGTGGGCGCCTGGTTTATTCCCGGCAACATCTTCGGGTCCGATTCTACCGATGCCTTCATATTCGCCTGTATCCCGATATTAATCTTCTTTGTGTCTTTGCTGGTAAAAGCTGATCCCAAAGAGCGTAAGCCGATTTCAGCGCTGCTGGCCATTTTTGCGGTATCGATCGTATTCTGGGCCGTATTCAAACAGAATGGAACCGCTTTAACTACCTGGGCACAGTATTATACAGACAGAGAAATACCTGCTGTTATAGAACCGGCAGCGAAAAAACTCTACCTGGTAGAAACCGTGCAAAATAAGGTGGACTCTGTAACGGCCTTCGACGGGGAGTTCAGAATGATTCGTACTGCCGATGGCAAGCCTGCAAAGGAATGGGGCAAGGTGCCTTACTTTAAGAATGTGGCAGCGGACAAGATGCCGGCCGAAGGCGCCAGTATCAGTTTGTTTAATACAGAATTATTCCAGTCGATCAACCCGTTTTTTGTTATTACGCTGACGCCTTTGATCGTCGCATTTTTTGCATTGCTGCGGAGAAGGAACAGGGAGCCGTCTACACCATCTAAAATTGCATGGGGGCTGCTGATTTCAGCGATGTCGACATTGCTGATGGTGGGCGCCGTATATGTTTGCAGCAATGGCGCCATCAAAGCATCGCCGTGGTGGCTGGTAGGATGTTATGGCGTCATAACAGTAGGTGAGTTGTTCCTGAGTCCGATGGGCTTGTCGCTGGTATCCAAGCTGAGTCCTGCGCGTATTACCTCCCTGATGATGGGTGGCTGGTTCCTGGCTACTTCTATCGGTAACAAGCTTTCCGGTATCCTGGCCACGCTCTGGGATACCTACGATAATAAAGCCAATTATTTCCTGGTAAACTGCCTGTTGCTGGGTGGGGCCGCGGCGGTCATCTTTTTGATGCTACGCTGGCTCAATGGGATATTTAAGGAATATGTGAAGTAG
- a CDS encoding MFS transporter — translation MEQTTSYVEKGFRRIIITVSCLLCILLAFMNIPVFTVAWHDISAQLNLSSNEIIMMTMAYTMGNILIIPMSPWFAGFWGRRNALSLAIIIFIIASFLCGNATIYYELLLFRFIQGIAGGAMLILAHTILTESWTIENRVISQLWVIFGILAGRTYGAAISGYITDNYSWAYIFFADIPVGIIAAVLVMLSVRNGKYDTQPDWRGNLQLVISIIMIFLAQGSGSQKNLVFNPYRCTILILGLSGLILYVVRQNRLLSSAAGNSSWQDSNLRKGLLLTLIATIIITDNGAILASMAKQGVHISGSPLIPCLLSMTVTLLLTAFVIKNDNNLKYAFATGFTIMITSFVLTFTISWSDLYWLLIYRSVGFAILMLASNYLTLYTLDNKSLGKGVALYHFILALGTGLGAAIAFL, via the coding sequence ATGGAGCAAACAACATCCTACGTCGAAAAGGGCTTTCGGCGTATAATCATCACCGTTAGCTGTCTACTTTGTATCCTCCTGGCGTTCATGAATATTCCTGTCTTTACTGTAGCCTGGCATGATATCAGCGCTCAACTGAACCTTTCTTCCAATGAGATAATCATGATGACGATGGCCTATACAATGGGCAATATTCTTATTATACCTATGAGTCCCTGGTTTGCAGGCTTCTGGGGAAGAAGAAATGCGTTATCACTAGCTATTATCATTTTTATTATCGCCTCTTTTTTGTGCGGCAATGCTACTATCTACTACGAACTGCTGCTCTTTCGGTTCATACAGGGTATCGCCGGCGGCGCCATGCTGATATTAGCACATACCATCCTTACTGAAAGCTGGACGATAGAAAACAGGGTAATATCACAGTTATGGGTCATCTTTGGCATACTTGCAGGGCGGACATACGGAGCAGCCATCAGCGGATATATAACAGATAATTACTCCTGGGCTTATATATTTTTTGCAGATATTCCTGTGGGAATTATTGCCGCCGTTCTCGTTATGCTTAGTGTACGTAATGGAAAATATGATACCCAGCCAGACTGGCGCGGAAATTTACAGCTGGTCATCAGTATCATCATGATATTTCTGGCACAGGGATCAGGCTCACAGAAAAATTTGGTGTTCAACCCTTACAGATGTACCATTTTAATACTTGGGCTCTCCGGCCTGATACTTTATGTAGTCAGACAAAACCGGTTGCTATCATCGGCGGCGGGCAATAGCAGCTGGCAGGACAGCAATTTACGAAAGGGGTTGCTGCTCACCTTAATAGCTACCATAATTATTACTGACAATGGCGCTATACTCGCATCAATGGCTAAACAGGGGGTACATATTTCGGGAAGCCCATTAATACCATGCCTTCTTAGCATGACTGTTACACTGCTGTTAACTGCCTTTGTCATTAAGAATGACAACAACCTGAAATATGCATTTGCAACAGGTTTCACCATAATGATCACCAGTTTCGTACTGACATTTACCATTTCATGGTCAGATCTTTACTGGCTGCTAATTTATCGGTCTGTCGGCTTTGCCATACTAATGTTGGCGTCAAATTATCTGACCCTCTATACGCTCGACAACAAAAGCCTGGGGAAAGGTGTCGCATTGTATCATTTCATATTGGCACTCGGTACCGGCCTCGGTGCAGCGATTGCATTTCTATAA
- a CDS encoding FAD-dependent oxidoreductase → METTAKLHVPVLIAGGGITGLTAALFLLQQGIRPLLAERHPGTSIHPRARGFDIRTMELFRELGLSEAIREAGKALGPAWGILRAETLAAAMAPVKPREGGKITYPSQLKGLEHLAAMSPETGARCTQDLAEPVLRAAAEERGADLRFSTEMTGFSQDHHGITATLKNRETGEITTITADYLIAADGANSPVRKQLNLPLTGPGVLAHFLNIYFEADMADLVRDREFSICIIDKPEILGFVSSINNSNRWVYQLRYHPSAGEQPADYPEARLLGILHSALGIPDLPVKILNVLPWEMTARVTDTMQSGRIFLIGDAAHIMTPYGGKGANTGIQDAQNIAWKMAAVLKGHAAPSLLNTFSTERQPIGLANSLRSATLADAQGMLKEEEIFRRQPATQYQHWPSDHQEKPSELEATRHLRTLLGIPDYQYPVNITSITPELPASKVFYGIPGTRLPHLWMDETHATSVLDVVGGEFTLFVNGDTTPWKAALAKHSIPVQLIPLTGNILKQWEDNTGCLPGEALLVRPDGFVAWRGTTDLPLEQILR, encoded by the coding sequence ATGGAAACAACAGCAAAACTACATGTACCGGTATTGATAGCCGGCGGAGGAATAACAGGACTTACAGCGGCATTATTCTTATTACAACAGGGTATCCGGCCGCTGCTGGCAGAAAGGCATCCCGGTACCTCCATCCATCCGCGGGCCAGGGGTTTCGATATCCGTACCATGGAGTTATTCAGGGAGCTGGGCCTGAGTGAGGCCATCAGAGAGGCCGGCAAGGCGCTGGGGCCGGCATGGGGCATCCTGCGGGCCGAAACGCTGGCAGCAGCCATGGCGCCCGTAAAACCCAGGGAAGGAGGCAAAATAACCTATCCCAGTCAGCTCAAAGGCCTGGAACACCTGGCCGCTATGAGTCCGGAAACAGGTGCCCGCTGCACACAAGACCTTGCCGAACCTGTTTTACGTGCCGCCGCAGAAGAACGTGGGGCAGATCTCCGTTTTAGTACTGAAATGACCGGTTTCTCCCAGGACCATCATGGCATCACCGCCACCCTGAAAAACCGCGAAACCGGCGAAATCACTACCATCACAGCCGATTACCTCATCGCTGCTGATGGCGCCAACAGCCCTGTCAGAAAACAATTGAACCTGCCGCTTACCGGCCCCGGTGTGCTGGCCCATTTCCTCAACATCTATTTCGAAGCAGATATGGCTGACCTGGTCCGCGACAGAGAGTTCAGCATCTGTATTATCGACAAGCCGGAAATATTGGGCTTTGTCAGCTCCATTAACAACAGCAACCGCTGGGTATACCAGCTGCGCTATCACCCATCCGCAGGTGAGCAACCAGCCGATTATCCCGAAGCCAGGCTGCTGGGAATACTCCATTCGGCATTAGGAATACCCGACCTTCCTGTAAAAATCTTAAATGTATTACCCTGGGAGATGACCGCCCGCGTAACAGATACCATGCAATCGGGTCGTATTTTTCTTATCGGAGACGCAGCCCATATTATGACGCCATACGGCGGGAAAGGCGCCAATACCGGCATCCAGGATGCACAAAACATTGCCTGGAAAATGGCCGCTGTATTGAAGGGACATGCAGCCCCTTCCCTGCTCAATACCTTCTCGACCGAAAGGCAACCGATAGGACTGGCCAATTCCCTCCGATCTGCTACCCTCGCCGATGCGCAAGGCATGCTGAAAGAAGAGGAAATCTTCCGGCGACAACCGGCAACCCAATACCAGCACTGGCCATCCGACCACCAGGAAAAGCCATCCGAGCTGGAAGCAACCCGCCATTTACGTACGTTGCTCGGCATACCGGATTATCAGTACCCTGTCAATATAACCAGTATAACTCCTGAACTGCCCGCCAGCAAGGTTTTCTATGGTATCCCAGGTACGCGGCTGCCGCACCTCTGGATGGATGAAACCCATGCCACCTCTGTTTTAGACGTAGTTGGCGGGGAATTCACACTCTTTGTAAACGGGGATACCACGCCCTGGAAAGCAGCCCTGGCAAAGCATAGCATTCCTGTACAGCTCATCCCGTTAACCGGGAATATTTTAAAACAGTGGGAAGACAATACGGGATGTCTGCCCGGAGAAGCACTACTGGTACGCCCCGACGGGTTCGTTGCCTGGAGAGGTACAACAGACCTTCCGCTGGAGCAGATTCTTCGTTGA